A genomic window from Silene latifolia isolate original U9 population chromosome 11, ASM4854445v1, whole genome shotgun sequence includes:
- the LOC141611015 gene encoding zinc finger CCCH domain-containing protein 13: MVETRPFKTKLCFLYQRGRCDRQTCTFAHGNNELHHFPGSFAERRGNRGDDLRNKLDRKRSPEARYSPGRDSRGPRAFRRFSPPPPHKRRKYRTHLDMDGHDDFQRTFRSPEGTPDRNKDKKLVASDFKSTVPEELQQVQYEVDMLLDQKSQLKIQLEERVQEADSLSSRIMDLEAQLSEEKDKFKRVNSKIKTLIRAHAHHSRLKDQVKKSQLQFEELVEELGKNATQIDGSEDNLNVNIISDEEIADLKDSVTLRKRPLTCSTEVPQGSKPGNNVRGHGANVEVPVRSSHLHLDSGKDAKLDNRREETGRPSRESKSIRRKDASKCYVSSDKANFFRSGVPPTSMAAHAVDDFVELTEADDNLEGVEVTTSSQSGMALPAPPLSSKMQNNFSQHESDDENVNVDEVDAEH; the protein is encoded by the exons ATGGTGGAAACGAGACCTTTCAAGACGAAGTTATGTTTTCTTTATCAAAGAGGTCGTTGTGATCGTCAAACTTGTACTTTTGCTCATGGAAACAATGAACTTCATCATTTTCCGGGTTCTTTCGCCG AGCGGCGAGGTAACAGAGGTGATGATTTGAGGAACAAGCTGGACCGGAAGCGCTCTCCAGAGGCTAGGTATTCTCCAGGAAGAGACTCAAGAGGCCCACGTGCTTTTAGAA GATTTAGCCCTCCGCCTCCCCATAAAAGGAG AAAATATAGGACGCATTTGGATATGGATGGCCATGATGACTTTCAAAGGACTTTCAGAAGTCCAGAAGGAACACCAGACAGGAACAAAGATAAGAAGCTTGTAGCCTCAGATTTCAAAAGTACTGTTCCAGAAGAG CTGCAGCAAGTCCAATATGAAGTTGACATGCTTCTTGACCAAAAAAGTCAGCTTAAG ATTCAACTGGAAGAGCGGGTACAAGAAGCAGATAGTCTTTCTTCTAGAATCATGGATCTTGAGGCTCAGCTGTCGGAAGAAAAAGACAAGTTTAAAAG GGTGAATTCTAAAATTAAGACGTTGATTAGAGCACATGCTCATCACTCCAGGCTGAAAGATCAAGTGAAGAA GTCACAACTTCAATTTGAGGAGCTTGTGGAGGAGCTTGGTAAAAATGCTACCCAAATTGATGGCAGTGAAGATAATTTGAATGTCAATATTATTAGCGATGAGGAAATTGCAGACTTGAAGGATTCTGTAACTCTTAGGAAGAGACCGTTGACTTGTAGCACGGAAGTTCCACAAGGCAGTAAACCTG GGAACAATGTCAGAGGACATGGAGCTAATGTTGAGGTTCCTGTTAGGAGTTCACATTTACACCTCGACAGTGGAAAAGATGCTAAATTAGATAACAGGAGAGAAGAGACAGGACGTCCGTCTCGTGAAAGCAAGTCCATACGTCGGAAAGATGCTTCAAAGTGCTATGTATCTTCAGATAAg GCCAATTTTTTTCGTTCTGGGGTACCACCTACCAGTATGGCTGCTCATGCAGTCGATGATTTTGTTGAGCTAACAGAGGCAGATGACAACCTGGAGGGCGTCGAAGTTACCACTTCTAGTCAGAGTGGCATGGCATTACCAGCCCCTCCTCTTTCTTCCAAGATGCAAAATAACTTTTCGCAG